CCCTCCTCTGAAAACATAGCATAGCTTGTAATGGTAAAATTGAATTAAACTCTCTGTGAATGATAGTCACATGGCTTATATGGAGCACTACATccacaagattttttaaaatctaatttgcTTTCTACAtaaagaggaatattttgagcTGTAACCACATCAATTTTGCTGTTACTCAATTTGTTTCCTAGGATTCTTATCATCCTGACATTCATCACTAAAAGGATCTAACTGTAACCAAATATAGTCCATGCATATGACGTTATGAATCCTAGGCTACTCCAAGCAGCAGCATCAGTGCCCCACTTATGACAGCAAATAAAGGAAAAGACACGATCCAGAGAGAACCTAATTTAATATACCAAAATCTAAGCCCAGGGGCTATAAATtgttagtgatttttaaaaaaactttacaaaAGGGTTCGCTCTAACTTCTCTGCAGACAACTCCCCAAGTATAGTTTAGTAGCTGGAGTAACAATATCTTATATCTGCATAGCACTTGGCactttgtaaaatgttttcaAGAATAAGATTTCATTTGAATCTCAGAGCAAGCCTATGAAGTAGGCAGGGTAGATATCATTAGGAGACagctcattccctttcactggTGGTCTTCGCAAAGGCTGGATGGTGCCTCGAGGGATGTCCTGTAATGAGGATCCCTTTGAAGGTTATGAGTTGGACTGGTTAGCCTTTGAGGACCTTTCTAACTCTGCAGTTCTGTTGTTGAGTGTGATGCAAACTCAAATGCCCTTGCCTCCTAGTTCATCAACCTCCTCAACTGCCATGACTGTTACCTTCACAGAAATCAGCACATGTTTTATTTCATCATCATCCACATATGTTCCACCTCCACAATACATAACTCAAGAATCTCTCTATCTGACCATAACCTCTTCTCTATGGCCTTTGTGTCCAGACTCTCACACATCTCACCTGTTCATACTTAGTCTAAGGTCTGATTTGGGAAAGgctttagcttaaaaagaccaaagtctcccactgcatcctgggctattgcTAGTCACCCTGACCTATGTCTTCTAGATTCTAGAGgaaagagtgaagctgatgactttgcatatcTCTGCTtaactttaatccaattcacttgcaggcaaagacatcactctccttcatgaaggaaggaagaacaataAACAAGTTGTCAACTGACTGAAACATATTCTTACCTACTTAGGGTATTCAgataaaatggggtggggagatTTCAACCCCATCCTTATACATACAAgcaaataagctatatatagtAGGGAAAATAATCAATGTTTAGGGTTCtagtgaaaaaatttaaaaattaattattttttttttagtttttaaaaagtttattaaatttcattaccTAGTCTGCTGCAAGGTTGAAGCCTCATCTGTATAAAATAGCTTCAGCCAAGcagtttattaaaaaattaagttggTATTGTACTGCATCTGACACCATCCAGTTAACCAATCTCAGTAAATTATTCCTATGGACAGAAAACCAAATGTATTTCGAACAATACTGGTGATGGATGAAGTTGGCCATTACATTACTGATTTAAGgctttttacagataaaattcTAGCTCTGAAGTACATGGTCTTAAAATTCACTTTTACCACACATGATGCGATGAATTCAGAACTAGACAGACACTAACTTGAAATTACAAGGAAGAAGTTGTGCAAAAGGTGCAAATAGCAAAAAGCATTTTTATCCAGTCATTTCTGAGTAGTTAAGATTTTCTTCCATGCCATGGTGTTGTTTCAGAAGTGTTAAAATTGCTAACCTTCCATATACCACTAGTTTAGGACAAAACTATACTGGGCTGTATTCTTATGCTAATTTATTTGGGGATCCAGTGTTCAATCCTCAATAGATTTTATGTATCTCTCATATGCATTCTCACTCATCAGCTCATCAAGTTCTGACGGGTTGCTCAGAGTCATCTTGATCAGCCAGCCATCTTCATAACAAGATTTGTTGACAAGTCCTGGGTCTTCTGCAAGAGCTACATTAATTTCTGTTACTTCTCCTGTTAGTGGAGAATAGAGCTCACTGGCAGCTTTCACACTTTCCAAAGCTCCAAACTCATCTTGTTTGTTCAATTTTGTTCCAACTTCTGGAAGACTACAGTAAACTATATATCCCAATGCTTCCTGTGCAAAATTCCTGATTCCCACTGTTCCAATACCATTTTCAGCTGATATCCATTCATGCTTGTCTGTGAACTTTCGAACGGCGAGTCGCAGGGCGCTGGTGCAGAGGCCCCGGGAGGCGGCGGCCGCTAGGAAGGGAGAGGAGCATGGGCCAGGGTGGGCCCGGAGGCGCACGGGGGTGGCTGCGAGGGAGACCGGGGACCCGGGGGTCTCAGCCCCGGCCGCCGCCCACAGGGACGAGGCCACGGCTCGCACGCTTCTGGCCGCTCGCAGCGCCATCTTCTCCGGGGGCGGGGCAGCCCAGGGACCAAATCCTCCTAGGCTGGAGGCTGCTAAAAATTAATTCTTAACATGCAATCAAAAAGGAATCCACTATGCTCTACTTAATACAAAAGTTTCTTTTGCTTAGGAAAAGTGTCCCAAAATGGGGCTGCCCACCCAGTTACAATGGTCAATAATTAGTagccaaaataataacaataaaagtaCAATCATGATCCATCACTTTAGCCTCCCTTTTACAGGTAGAAATTCATACATTGGCGGCTCCTCAAGCAATGCGGTAAATGTACACCTAAAAACTGATCTAATATTGGTAAAAATAAAGTAGTAGCTAATGAAAAAAAGTGTGATAGGATAAAAACCAtactaaatacattaaaaaatatacCCACAGtcggcaacattgtgtgatgaccaactatgaatgacttagctcttctcagcaatacgatgatccaagacaattccaaaggactcgtgatggaaaatactatccacaatcagagaaagaactgatggaatctgaacgcagattgaagcatactaatttcatttttttttttgcattttttccttttggtctgtttcttctctcacaactatgactaatatggaaatacgttttatataattgcacatatataacctatattaaatagCTTACTgtttttggaagagggaagggagaaaaatttggaactcaaaattttgtaaaaatgaatgctaaaaattgtctttacatataattgggaaaaataaaatactattaaaatgtaaaaaaatgtaaGTAGAACTTAACTACATTAAAAAGCCTTAGAAAGAATAGAATAGCAAAGAAGAATGATTATTTAAAAAGACTGCAGGTCATTCCTTTCTATGTCTTCCTGACCTATAGTGATGGAGaaattacagaaaaataaatacagtttGGTAGGCCATAGTTACCTATAGCAAAGTCATCATTTGGCACACGATTGTTGTTATTAGTCTTATATCTTTCttcatgtcagaaaaaaaattttcagccATATAAATATAAGTCAGAGCaagtcagtaagtcaacaagcatttattaaatgcttactatgtcccatgcactgtgctaagcaatcaaaatatttttaatttgctaTAGTTCCTAAAGgattttcttgaattttcttttattatgcctcctcttaaaaaaattctgtagGTCCCAGTAAGTGTATTTCATCCCCTCTCTGCTCAAAAAACTTGAACCCAATAGTCATTGAACCCTGAGGCCTAAATTTCTACATGAAATGATCTCTTTACTTCATATAACTTTAAGATGACAtcctttttattcattaattcatttgttcatttatttacaCATCTATAATCTTTATTTGATAGttccttcatttctttgtttgttttaaatattgGGTTTCCCTATTTCACCCAAACTAGAAGTACAGTGGCTACTCGCAGGCTGGTCCCATTCTAATTGGTCCTGAAAGTTTGACCAGTTCAATTTCAGGCCTTGGACAATTCATCTTTCTTCAGGCAACATGGCTCATCCTCACTCACACTCAGCAAActgacaaagataacaaaaaatagGAACAGACAATGTTGGAGGAGTCATGTATAGGTGGGCAGACTCATCATGCActattttaattcaaattttattttattttcactctgaattctctcctttccctcttcctttcacctacattgagaaagcaagagaaacaaaacccattataagCACATGtagttaaggaaaacaaattccacaTTAGCAatattccaaaataaataaatgaataaataaatcccTCAGTTTATGCTCTGAGTCTCTCACCTCTCTAcctggagatgggtagcatgtgTTATGTgttatgagtcctctggaattgtagttgatgtttgtgttgatcagaattcctaagtcatttaaaactgtttatatttacaatattatttttattgtataaataattcttctggttctactcattttaccctgcatcagttgatacaagacttcctaggtttctctaaaaccatccccttcatcatttcttgtagcgcaataatattccatcatattcatataccacaacttgttcagctcaATTGATGAGCTCATGATGTACAATTGATCGTGAATTGGCCTAACCCCTCTAGAAATCCATCTGGAATCAAGTGAAGAGAGTGATTACAATATCCATACTTTTCGACAAAGAGATTCTATTGCTAGGCATATGCCTcaaggaggtcattgacaaaAAGTAAGGTACAATGGAAATTGCTTTTTTCAAATTGATGCTTTTGTAGGACATCTAGACATTGATGTTGGCTGGTTAAAGAACCCGCCACTTCCTTTAGTGTCTTTATAAGCAAAAGTTAACTCTGAGGAGATAATCATCTCTTCCAATTTTAAAGAACACCAGCTATGGAGGAAAGAGGAAactgctttttccctttttcccttgggTCTTTTTCAGAGTGCAGTTGCCTTCTCCTTCCAACCCTGCCTTGCCAATAGTGGtgtcttcttgttcagtcattttagttatgtctgactcttcgtgacaaCATTGggtgtttttttggcaaagatactagagtggtttgccatttccttctccagctcattttacagacgaggaaactgaggccaaataaatgatttgctaagggtcacacagctagtaattgtctgaggatggattcaaTTCACCCAGTAGTATACTCCATCCCCAGAAGAGAGTAGGCCCTGAGAGAGTACAGCTTCTGACAAATTTAGGGACCCCAGCAGAGTGGCCATACACAGGAGGAGCAGTATGAGGACATCATTAGAAGATAAAATACATCTGCATCCTGCAGTACTGTTGAAGGAGCAACATCTCCTACTAATCTGATCAGGTACCATGACAGTAGGACCTTGTTTAATAGCTAGAAATTCACCCTACATGCTCtaaacttaatataacttagaaTTTGGGAGTAGAAATACTGACAGGTCCTTGCCAcaattctaggatttttttttctttactaaaaagtcaatgaaaacattcttcatattttattggCCCATGGGACTAAGATGTGAATCACTGACATGTCTCCAGGCTTGATGTATTGCTCACTGCTGTTTGAGTCAACACAACTTTCTTACCAGTCTTTATCTCTGTGGGAAATTGGGAACAAAAGGGAGCTGTGTCCAAGTGAACTAATGCTACATTCTTAATGCATATTATTTCCATATTATACTTAGTAAATTTCTTCTGTTAAATAATATTTagttaaaattctttttcatatAGGATTCCTCTCTGAAAGGGGTGAAAGGAAGCGATTCAGGTGGAAATTTCAGTGATGTTAAAgaggatattaataaaattttattttaaagcattattcagTCAACGAACATCTCATTTTACCCCGAATCTTGGGCTAGAACTATCGGACTGAACTGAGTTGGACCTGTCTTAGAACAGCCACCTTAACCATGGTCATCCCTATGTATGTGTGCTTGTCTACTATCTTCTCTATTTGTGTGTCCTTCTTTCCACTTATGCTCTATATATTTGCCTGAGAATACACCTCAGGTTTATAGGCGGAATGTTCGGTTACTGCAGTTCTTACTTTGCAATTTTACTAAATACTTTTGCTTTGAGCTTCTTATTCAACTAGCTGACACCGaagtgtttatgtgtgtatgttggaGTATCATGAGCTATCATTTTAAAAGTGGAGACCCATAAAAACTAGACAGTCCAATCCAACTTGCCGTTGCCTTAGTAGCCCAGGGAGGATACTCCATAGGTACCTtccaaaaaagaaattccttctaccaaagcagatcagcaactaTTCTGTGACTTACAGTCACAAGTAGGTCAAAggcattgagaaattaagtgacctgcccagcatCTCACAACCAGTATGTATTAGGGGCAgaactggaactcagatctttctgattttgAAGCCAGCTTTATATCTTCTATGTCATATTGCCCCTCAGATTAAATTACACCATTGTATGACCTTATAATATTTAAATCTCCCCCCATTGAATAAAATGACACAAGACCACATCTAATTTAGAAGGGAAGCTGGGgactcagattttcttttttgcatctaatatctttgaaaatgaaggagctgATATTCAAGTTATGTTAGGAACTGTGACAAATCTATAAGATCAAGAGCCATTTCTCAGTGGTCAATGGATATGGATGAACAGTTCtcaagaaaagaattgaaaattattagcaaaaagattgctcCAAATTATTAGCAGTAGAAGAAATgtaaaccaaaacaactcttagatttCATCTCatacccagaaaattggcaaagatgacaaaaatgggaaaGTCCCTGTTGAAGGGGCTTTAATACATTATTGAACAATCTGTGGattagtacaaccattctggaaaacaatttggaattatgataaaaaagtgaaaaaatgttcatgcccttttATCCAGAAgtcccactgctaggcatataccttCAAGGCAGTCAAAGTCAGAAAAGAATATTCCACATATGCCAGATATCCCTATCAGCACTTTTTTTTTGTGGAAACAAAGTACTAGAAGTAAACAAAGTCTCATCCACtcaggaatggctaaagaagttgctGTACATGATTGTGACATAATAATACTGCATCATGAGAAATGAAAAAcatgaaggattcagagaaatatgagagGATTTGTATGAAgttatgcaaaatgaagtaagcaaaatgAGAAAACCAACATAGACAGTGATTACAACAATGTGAATAGGAAGAATATAAGAAAGAGAGAACATATTGTGTAATTATTATGACCAAAGATGTCCCCATAGAAGAGATGAGCAAATgtatctccctccccttttcaattttttcaatttatttttttatttttggtttataacacttagttccacaaatttttaagttccaaattttctcccttttcctctcctctcccctctccctctattTTTTGAAGAAGTGGGGGTCACTGGTTGTGAAATATTGCATTGATTGTCGGACATGGTTAatgtgttagttttgctgaactgcttttcttctcttattttttgattctttgttataagagatatCTTGCTTAATAATGTGAATgcatggtgcagtgagtagagcactggccctggagtcaggaggacctgagttcaaatatgcctcagagagttgacacacttacttagttgtgtgaccttgggaaagtcacttaaccccaattgccctgccttcctccctccaaaaaataaaaacaaatgaatatcaatacaattttaaaaagcccCAGAATACAGGGCcatataaatttagagctggaagggagagacctcagaggtcatctagtccaaacccctcattttatagatgagcaaatttaggcccacagaggttaataATAGGTAATATAGAATGGTCATCTAGGTACTACCAGAAgaaggaattgaactcaggtcccctgtcTCCAAACCTACCATACCATAAACACTTTAGCATAGAGTATAGACTGAGGACAATTAAGgcatctaataataataacacttatatagtacctactatatgccatgttctgggctttgcaaatattatctcatttgtttctcacaccagccctgagaggtagttactattattgtgtgtgtgcattttacagttgagtaaactgagccGAACAGATTTtaggtaacttgtccagggtcacacaactagttgtATGTCAAATCtggtctggggctagatttgaacctagatattCCTGGCTCCAGGATTAGCACTCTCTTTACTGAGCCACCTGGCTCCCCTGAAATATCTAACCACATAAACTACATCTTCCCCATCACCTTGTTTCCTATAGATCATTATATGAGTTTGATAATGATTATTATGGTGAAACACTCTGAAATaataagagattaaaaataaaagagaaaactgaaaaaggaaaaaatccacaATCTTAACACTGTAATAGTAATAtagactggacttgtgatttctaGGCTGAGAGAACTCCTTCTATTAataagtcagcaccttctctgcaatttaaagactaagagagttgtctagaacactgagtagttaagtgacttttctaggatcATACAGTCAGCATGGGAAAGGTAGGCTCTAAACCCAGATCTCTCTGACTCCTACACTGCCTCTCTTCTCCAAGTTTAAGGTGCTCTGGATGTCTCTAGCTGAATCTCATGatcccttccttctgtcctcctggcctcccacctccaccccaccactGGATCTACTCAATACTTAGCCAGTTGACAATCGGCTCAAAGCAAAAGCATCTACTGAAATGACAGTTAGAGCAGTAGTAACAAATGCCacaattctaaaattatttttaaaaattaaaagtgtcTTATTTCTTCCAACTATATGTAAAGCCtgttttagcattctttttacaagattttgagttccaaatttttctccttcccttccctcccttcttcctaaaatggtaagcaatttgttatatgtgcaatcatgttaaacatttccatattagtcacagttgtgaaagaagaaacagatccaaaggaaaaaaaactaaaaaataaagtgaaaatagtatgtattgatctgcactcagactccattagttccttctctggatgtgggtagtatTTTCCATCACGAAATTGACTTGGATCATTttgttgctgagaacagctaaattaatcatagttggtcattacacaatgttgctgttactgtgtacaatgttttcctagttctgctcatctcactttgcatcagttcatacaagtctttctaggtttttctgaaatctatctgctcatcatttcttgttgcaaaataatcataataccaaaattatttaaaatcttAATGTACAAAAAATGTTTCTTATTTAATGACAGTTTATATAAATTTAGAGGGGAAACAGTTTATAGTTTACAATTCAGTAATAGAACAAAGGTCCCTCAGAGCCTGGGAGGTTTGTTGCTGGACACATACAACATAACAAAGGTAGGAATAAGAATCAGAGAATTGAGGTGGGATGTGATGTTTGCATTAGCTCCATTCATAGTTTTTTATTcttgcttcctttctcccttttatttgCATGACATACCAAAGGATGTTGGTGAAAGAcggaagtgaaaaaaattatgaaaaaatttcTGGGGcctcagaaagagaagagtttTTGGGGTTTGTTAAAAAGTCAGGccctaaaatgataaaaaataaagatttggggagggggcagagccaagacggcagctggaaaacagggacttgcttaaggtgtcccccaaatccttctaaacacctgtaaaaatggctctgaacaaattcttgatctgcagaacccacaaaatagcagagggaagcaggtctccagaccaggatggcctggatggtctctgggaaaggTTTATTGCATGGTGCTAGGtacagagtgcagcccagcatgggccacactgggacagaccagactgggagtcagcccaGAGCaggtcttagggccatgaatcattgagctgtggcagctaccagacttctcaacccataaatgccaaagaccacagagcaggttagtgggaaaacttccAGATAGGGTTAGAAAgtggtccggccccagccctaggggtggtggaggtggtggagcACTCcaccagagctccagcatcagctgctatgtagtccctggctcacatggtgggaggaatcaagcagcagaccacagtgggagtgcagggcttgctttgccctgcttggatctgggtcacaatcctggttggcggttcttgagggaGGCGGAGCACTGCTGTGggagagcttgcagtgacagtgaagtagaaatagctctgaaagcagcagagcagcccttaaagcttgggacaaagcactctctacaagcaatcataccctgtcaaaaagctcaaaggtcaagtagttggctgggaacatgaccaggcagtgaaaaagaatgcagattcagactcagactctagaatctttttttggtgacaaagatcaaaacatacagccagaagaagtcaacaaagtcaaagagcctacatcaaaagcatccaagaaaaatatgaattggtctcaggccatggaagagctcaaaaaggatttggaaaagcaagtaagagaaatagaggaaaagttgggaaaagaaatgagagtgatgcaggaaaatcacgaaaaataagtcaatgacttgctaaaggagaacctaaaaatactgaagaaaataacaatttaaaaaatagactaacccaaatggcaaaagaactccaaaaagccaatgaggaggagaataccttgaaaggcagaattagccaaatggaaaaggaggtccaaaagaccactgaagaaaatactaccttcaaaattagattggagcaagtggaagctagtgactttatgagaaatcaagaagttataaaacagaaccaaaggaataaaaaaatggaagacaatgtgaaatatctcattggaaaaaccactgacctggaaaatagatccaggagagataacttaaaaattattggactacctgaaagccatgatcaacaaaagaacatagacatcatctttcaagaaattatcaaggaaaactgccctgatattctagaaccagagggtaaaatagaaattgaaaaaatccacagatcgcctcctcaaaaagatcccaaaaagaaaactcctcggaatatcgtagccaaattccagagttcccaggtcaaggagaaaatactgcaagcagccagaaagaaacaatttgagtattgtagaaacatagtcaggataacccaagatctagcagcttctacattaagggatcaaagggcttggaatatgatattacagaggtcaagggagttgggattgaaaccaagaatcacctacccagcaaaattgagtataatgctccaaggcaaaatatggattttcaataaaatagaggactttcaagctttctcattgaaaataccagagctgaatagaaaatttgactttccaacacaagaatcaagagaagcatgaaaaggtaaacaagaaagagaaatcatgagggacttactaaagtggagctgttttgtttatgttcctacatggaaagatgatgtgtgtaattcatgagacctttctcagtattagggtagttgaagggaatatacatatatatagacagaggatacagggtgagtgaagggatgatatctaaaaaaataaaataaaattaagggatgagagagga
This Trichosurus vulpecula isolate mTriVul1 chromosome 2, mTriVul1.pri, whole genome shotgun sequence DNA region includes the following protein-coding sequences:
- the LOC118838383 gene encoding glycine cleavage system H protein, mitochondrial-like, translating into MALRAARSVRAVASSLWAAAGAETPGSPVSLAATPVRLRAHPGPCSSPFLAAAASRGLCTSALRLAVRKFTDKHEWISAENGIGTVGIRNFAQEALGYIVYCSLPEVGTKLNKQDEFGALESVKAASELYSPLTGEVTEINVALAEDPGLVNKSCYEDGWLIKMTLSNPSELDELMSENAYERYIKSIED